The following coding sequences are from one Salvia hispanica cultivar TCC Black 2014 chromosome 3, UniMelb_Shisp_WGS_1.0, whole genome shotgun sequence window:
- the LOC125209894 gene encoding MOB kinase activator-like 1A, producing MSLFGIGRNQRTFRPKKSAPSGSKGAQLRQHIDATLGSGNLREAVRLPPGEDFNEWLAVNTVDFFNQVNLLYGTLTEFCTPENCPTMSAGPKYEYRWADGVQIKKPIEVSAPKYVEYLMDWIESQLDDESLFPQRLGAPFPSNFKDVVKTIFKRLFRVYAHIYHSHFQKIVSLKEEAHLNTCFKHFILFTCEFNLIDKKELAPLQELIESIVPY from the exons ATGAGTCTCTTTGGCATTGGCAG AAACCAAAGAACATTTCGCCCCAAAAAAAGTGCACCATCAGGCAGTAAG GGGGCACAGCTGAGACAGCATATCGATGCCACGTTAGGTAGTGGAAACTTGAGAGAAGCTGTAAGGTTACCACCTGGAGAGGACTTCAATGAATGGCTTGCTGTCAACA CTGTGGACTTCTTCAACCAGGTGAATCTGCTTTATGGCACTCTCACTGAGTTCTGTACGCCTGAGAACTGCCCTACCATGTCTGCTGGCCCTAA gTATGAGTACAGATGGGCGGATGGTGTGCAAATTAAGAAACCTATTGAAGTTTCAGCTCCTAAATATGTTGAGTATTTGATGGACTGGATTGAGAGCCAGTTAGATGATGAATCCTTATTTCCTCAAAGACTAG GTGCACCATttccttcaaattttaaagatgTTGTAAAGACCATATTCAAGCGTCTCTTCCGTGTATATGCGCATATATATCACTCTCATTTTCAGAAGATTGTGAGTCTTAAAGAGGAGGCCCATCTTAATACATGCTTCAAGCATTTTATACTGTTCACATGT GAATTTAACCTGATTGACAAGAAGGAACTTGCACCCCTGCAAGAGCTCATAGAATCCATCGTCCCATACTAA
- the LOC125217116 gene encoding transmembrane protein 45B-like: MGSFPGHAIPGTLFLVIGVWHMWCSLIRYASNPKAFQVRVWNPVPGFDGRLKYLELYVIAIGAFFDLCIEFLYSTHLKIVVHGVLNPSHMNDFEHSGMLLMFFIFGVVALLSEKTRYLPLPEGALCLVASAAFTAEYLLFYFHSTTHKGLEGWYHFILVLLIGLCILSTIAGALMPTSFPADLCSGMAMTLQGLWFYQTAFTLYGSMMPDGCLLKDNEVKCHSPEHEIRGELLANFQLFIQAFSVLVAVAGAYIYIEPKYGRSNSIGSHALDDAEDQSIISSDR; the protein is encoded by the exons ATGGGTTCATTTCCAGGGCATGCGATTCCTGGGACTTTGTTTCTAGTGATTGGTGTGTGGCACATGTGGTGCTCTCTAATCAGATATGCATCAAATCCAAAAGCTTTCCAAGTCAGGGTTTGGAACCCTGTTCCTGGTTTTGATGGCAGGCTTAAGTACTTGGAGCTCTATGTGATTGCAATTGGTGCTTTCTTCGATCTATGCATAGAGTTTCTGTATTCCACCCATCTCAAGATCGTTGTTCATGGAGTCTTGAACCCTTCTCATATGAATGACTTTGAGCACTCGGGGATGCTGCTTATGTTCTTCATCTTTGGCGTTGTCGCACTTCTCTCTGAGAAGACGAG ATACCTACCATTGCCAGAAGGCGCTTTATGCTTGGTAGCTTCAGCAGCATTCACAGCAGAGTAtcttttattctattttcacTCTACCACTCACAAGGGCCTCGAGGGATGGTATCACTTCATCCTCGTCCTCCTAATCGGCCTCTGTATACTGTCGACTATCGCTGGAGCCCTCATGCCTACGAGCTTCCCAGCAGATTTATGCAGTGGCATGGCCATGACACTCCAAGGGCTTTGGTTCTACCAGACAGCGTTCACTCTCTACGGTTCAATGATGCCAGATGGTTGTTTGCTCAAGGACAACGAGGTCAAATGCCACTCCCCAGAACATGAAATTCGTGGTGAATTGCTGGCGAATTTCCAACTATTCATTCAAGCTTTCAGTGTTCTTGTCGCTGTTGCTGGAGCGTATATCTACATCGAGCCAAAATATGGGCGTTCTAACTCTATCGGATCACATGCTCTTGATGATGCAGAAGATCAAAGTATCATTTCTTCAGACAGATGA
- the LOC125210410 gene encoding growth-regulating factor 4-like, which produces LFWDLNFILHSVGYCSYYGKKFDPEPGRCRRTDGKKWRCSKDAHPDSKYCERHMHRGRNRSRKHVESQSTSQSMLTAGPHSSTGGSINRGSSQQMPLYSGANSEGSSVGSNATKLQMGPYGISGREFSFTQDASGRTGGLGLGPSAGSGTWGLMPSQVSSSSLFKQGSNSRMLASSSAQQYTPHAHEPVSSKQQQHGLFGSDISSPTTLKQEHLFFSEWPTTKESWSNLDNNGTNENAFSSTQLSMSTPRTSSGFTSATAYSPNADA; this is translated from the exons CTATTCTgggatttaaatttcattcttCATTCAGTGGGCTATTGTTCCTACTATGGCAAGAAGTTTGATCCTGAGCCGGGAAGATGCCGGAGAACTGATGGAAAGAAGTGGAGGTGCTCGAAAGATGCACATCCGGACTCAAAATATTGCGAGCGGCACATGCACCGTGGTCGCAACCGTTCAAGAAAGCATGTGGAATCTCAATCTACATCGCAGTCCATGTTGACTGCAGGACCTCACTCCTCTACTGGGGGCAGTATAAACCGCGGAAGCTCTCAACAGATGCCATTGTACTCTGGTGCTAATTCTGAAGGATCATCTGTTGGGAGCAATGCAACAAAGCTGCAGATGGGACCATATGGCATCAGTGGCAGGGAATTCAG TTTCACACAAGACGCTTCTGGAAGGACGGGAGGTCTGGGTTTAGGTCCTAGTGCAGGCAGCGGCACATGGGGTCTCATGCCTTCTCAAGTTTCTTCGAGCTCCTTGTTCAAACAAGGATCCAACTCCCGGATGCTAGCCAGTTCTTCAGCTCAGCAATATACACCGCATGCCCATGAGCCCGTCTCATCAAAACAGCAGCAGCACGGCCTTTTCGGGAGTGATATCAGTTCACCAACGACACTGAAGCaggaacatctttttttcaGTGAGTGGCCTACGACCAAGGAATCATGGTCCAATCTTGACAACAATGGAACAAACGAGAACGCCTTCTCCTCGACTCAGCTGTCTATG